A genomic segment from Labrus bergylta chromosome 3, fLabBer1.1, whole genome shotgun sequence encodes:
- the bdnf gene encoding brain-derived neurotrophic factor isoform X5, with the protein MTILFLTMVISYFSCMRAAPLRDAMGMRGHRTEGYLGAAATAIRGHGTPQSGGGPGQRKELPSLTDTFEQVIEELLEVEGEAAQLGQGADKSQGGGGPSSLVTADPKDVDLYDSRVMISNQVPLEPPLLFLLEEYKNYLDAANMSMRVRRHSDPSRRGELSVCDSISQWVTAVDKKTAIDMSGQTVTVMEKVPVPNGQLKQYFYETKCNPMGYTKEGCRGIDKRHYNSQCRTTQSYVRALTMDSKKKIGWRFIRIDTSCVCTLTIKRGR; encoded by the coding sequence ATGACCATCCTGTTCCTTACTATGGTTATTTCATACTTCAGTTGCATGAGAGCTGCGCCCCTGAGAGACGCGATGGGCATGCGGGGCCATCGGACAGAAGGCTACTTGGGCGCCGCTGCGACGGCCATACGAGGCCACGGGACTCCTCAGAGTGGCGGTGGGCCGGGCCAGCGCAAGGAGCTGCCCTCGCTCACAGACACATTTGAGCAAGTGATAGAGGAGCTGCTGGAAGTGGAGGGGGAGGCGGCGCAGCTGGGACAGGGGGCCGATAAGAGCCAGGGAGGTGGGGGCCCGTCCTCTTTGGTCACGGCAGACCCCAAGGATGTCGACCTGTACGACTCGAGGGTGATGATCAGCAACCAAGTGCCTTTGGAGCCGCCGTTGCTCTTTCTCCTGGAGGAATACAAAAACTATCTGGATGCCGCTAATATGTCCATGAGGGTACGGCGACACTCAGATCCTTCCCGGCGCggagagctcagtgtgtgtgacagtaTTAGCCAGTGGGTGACAGCTGTGGATAAAAAGACGGCAATAGACATGTCTGGGCAGACAGTTACCGTCATGGAAAAAGTCCCTGTCCCCAATGGCCAACTGAAGCAATACTTTTATGAGACCAAATGCAACCCCATGGGGTACACAAAGGAGGGCTGCAGAGGAATAGACAAGCGGCATTATAATTCCCAATGCAGGACAACCCAGTCCTACGTGCGAGCGCTTACCATGGATAGCAAAAAGAAGATTGGCTGGCGGTTTATAAGGATAGACACTTCATGTGTATGCACA
- the bdnf gene encoding brain-derived neurotrophic factor isoform X3, which translates to MKFHQVRRVMTILFLTMVISYFSCMRAAPLRDAMGMRGHRTEGYLGAAATAIRGHGTPQSGGGPGQRKELPSLTDTFEQVIEELLEVEGEAAQLGQGADKSQGGGGPSSLVTADPKDVDLYDSRVMISNQVPLEPPLLFLLEEYKNYLDAANMSMRVRRHSDPSRRGELSVCDSISQWVTAVDKKTAIDMSGQTVTVMEKVPVPNGQLKQYFYETKCNPMGYTKEGCRGIDKRHYNSQCRTTQSYVRALTMDSKKKIGWRFIRIDTSCVCTLTIKRGR; encoded by the coding sequence TTCCACCAGGTTAGAAGAGTGATGACCATCCTGTTCCTTACTATGGTTATTTCATACTTCAGTTGCATGAGAGCTGCGCCCCTGAGAGACGCGATGGGCATGCGGGGCCATCGGACAGAAGGCTACTTGGGCGCCGCTGCGACGGCCATACGAGGCCACGGGACTCCTCAGAGTGGCGGTGGGCCGGGCCAGCGCAAGGAGCTGCCCTCGCTCACAGACACATTTGAGCAAGTGATAGAGGAGCTGCTGGAAGTGGAGGGGGAGGCGGCGCAGCTGGGACAGGGGGCCGATAAGAGCCAGGGAGGTGGGGGCCCGTCCTCTTTGGTCACGGCAGACCCCAAGGATGTCGACCTGTACGACTCGAGGGTGATGATCAGCAACCAAGTGCCTTTGGAGCCGCCGTTGCTCTTTCTCCTGGAGGAATACAAAAACTATCTGGATGCCGCTAATATGTCCATGAGGGTACGGCGACACTCAGATCCTTCCCGGCGCggagagctcagtgtgtgtgacagtaTTAGCCAGTGGGTGACAGCTGTGGATAAAAAGACGGCAATAGACATGTCTGGGCAGACAGTTACCGTCATGGAAAAAGTCCCTGTCCCCAATGGCCAACTGAAGCAATACTTTTATGAGACCAAATGCAACCCCATGGGGTACACAAAGGAGGGCTGCAGAGGAATAGACAAGCGGCATTATAATTCCCAATGCAGGACAACCCAGTCCTACGTGCGAGCGCTTACCATGGATAGCAAAAAGAAGATTGGCTGGCGGTTTATAAGGATAGACACTTCATGTGTATGCACA
- the bdnf gene encoding brain-derived neurotrophic factor isoform X4 — protein MFHQVRRVMTILFLTMVISYFSCMRAAPLRDAMGMRGHRTEGYLGAAATAIRGHGTPQSGGGPGQRKELPSLTDTFEQVIEELLEVEGEAAQLGQGADKSQGGGGPSSLVTADPKDVDLYDSRVMISNQVPLEPPLLFLLEEYKNYLDAANMSMRVRRHSDPSRRGELSVCDSISQWVTAVDKKTAIDMSGQTVTVMEKVPVPNGQLKQYFYETKCNPMGYTKEGCRGIDKRHYNSQCRTTQSYVRALTMDSKKKIGWRFIRIDTSCVCTLTIKRGR, from the coding sequence TTCCACCAGGTTAGAAGAGTGATGACCATCCTGTTCCTTACTATGGTTATTTCATACTTCAGTTGCATGAGAGCTGCGCCCCTGAGAGACGCGATGGGCATGCGGGGCCATCGGACAGAAGGCTACTTGGGCGCCGCTGCGACGGCCATACGAGGCCACGGGACTCCTCAGAGTGGCGGTGGGCCGGGCCAGCGCAAGGAGCTGCCCTCGCTCACAGACACATTTGAGCAAGTGATAGAGGAGCTGCTGGAAGTGGAGGGGGAGGCGGCGCAGCTGGGACAGGGGGCCGATAAGAGCCAGGGAGGTGGGGGCCCGTCCTCTTTGGTCACGGCAGACCCCAAGGATGTCGACCTGTACGACTCGAGGGTGATGATCAGCAACCAAGTGCCTTTGGAGCCGCCGTTGCTCTTTCTCCTGGAGGAATACAAAAACTATCTGGATGCCGCTAATATGTCCATGAGGGTACGGCGACACTCAGATCCTTCCCGGCGCggagagctcagtgtgtgtgacagtaTTAGCCAGTGGGTGACAGCTGTGGATAAAAAGACGGCAATAGACATGTCTGGGCAGACAGTTACCGTCATGGAAAAAGTCCCTGTCCCCAATGGCCAACTGAAGCAATACTTTTATGAGACCAAATGCAACCCCATGGGGTACACAAAGGAGGGCTGCAGAGGAATAGACAAGCGGCATTATAATTCCCAATGCAGGACAACCCAGTCCTACGTGCGAGCGCTTACCATGGATAGCAAAAAGAAGATTGGCTGGCGGTTTATAAGGATAGACACTTCATGTGTATGCACA